Proteins encoded in a region of the Haloglomus salinum genome:
- a CDS encoding vWA domain-containing protein, with protein sequence MTQDNQLINLTRRQMLIGAGAIGLASAGAGLGTSALFRDTESFTGNSIVAGELDLLVDWQQHYAYFDGVEDQTVFVNAHPDHDGDGEQSIPADNDAGFVRYSDFPDEDDENSNGANIPTLNCENIPPLSEASYGSDPITGEANDTLVQLRDVKPGDEGEITFSLHLCDNPGYIWMQAGNVSEDGGIAAEPELIVDSDNLGDLGQAIQATLWYDEDCDNVYDPAEPADIMLTLDFSGSMLYDQYGGVVSTDNITINGTTYNETTKIDLVEKGTRQFIDYLQAQNADVQVGVAYFDGEGSNDTAPRTGVLQPLTQSLSTVDGALSGLRQKLANLVTGSGPGSTPTDGDGDPDPFSNASGIATGTYIGEGVDDAQSELASGGRPGVGAANIVLSDGESFNGTGSTTFSSPTAAADDARAASPAPATDVFTISVGSGNDSVLQSMAGPAGGSGGDPVFFNDVDDPLNIPSVFGAIAARFVGEKKIMEDSLANVLSELSSGNGIPLDGNRATIYDELSDPANDPDRDAFRGDGVMHCVALKWELPADVGNEIQGDTIGFDLGFYTEQERNNDGSGPAPA encoded by the coding sequence ATGACCCAAGACAACCAACTGATCAACCTGACCCGGCGCCAGATGCTCATCGGAGCCGGCGCCATCGGCCTCGCGTCCGCGGGCGCCGGACTCGGTACGTCCGCGCTGTTCCGCGACACGGAGAGCTTCACCGGCAACTCCATCGTGGCCGGCGAACTCGACCTGCTGGTCGACTGGCAGCAGCACTACGCGTACTTCGACGGCGTCGAGGACCAGACGGTCTTCGTCAACGCCCACCCGGACCACGACGGCGACGGCGAGCAGTCCATCCCGGCGGACAACGACGCCGGCTTTGTCAGGTACAGCGACTTCCCGGACGAGGACGACGAGAACAGCAACGGCGCGAACATCCCGACGCTGAACTGCGAGAACATCCCGCCGCTCTCGGAAGCGAGCTACGGCTCTGACCCCATCACGGGCGAGGCCAACGACACGCTGGTCCAGCTTCGCGACGTGAAACCCGGCGACGAGGGCGAGATCACCTTCTCGCTCCACCTCTGTGACAACCCCGGTTACATCTGGATGCAGGCCGGCAACGTCAGCGAGGACGGCGGCATCGCTGCCGAGCCCGAACTCATCGTCGACTCCGACAACCTCGGCGACCTCGGCCAGGCCATCCAGGCCACCCTCTGGTACGACGAGGACTGCGACAACGTCTACGACCCCGCTGAGCCCGCCGACATCATGCTGACGCTGGACTTCTCCGGCTCCATGCTGTACGACCAGTACGGCGGCGTCGTCAGCACCGACAACATCACGATCAACGGCACGACCTACAACGAGACGACGAAGATAGACCTCGTCGAGAAGGGCACCCGCCAGTTCATCGACTACCTGCAGGCGCAGAACGCCGACGTGCAGGTGGGTGTGGCATACTTCGACGGCGAGGGCAGCAACGACACGGCTCCCCGGACGGGCGTCCTACAGCCGCTCACCCAGAGCCTGTCGACGGTCGACGGGGCACTCTCCGGCCTCCGGCAGAAGCTCGCGAACCTCGTGACCGGCAGCGGCCCCGGATCGACCCCTACGGACGGTGACGGCGACCCCGACCCGTTCTCGAACGCGAGCGGCATCGCGACCGGCACCTACATCGGCGAGGGTGTCGACGACGCGCAGAGCGAACTCGCGTCCGGCGGGCGGCCGGGCGTCGGTGCGGCCAACATCGTCCTCTCGGACGGCGAGTCGTTCAACGGCACTGGCTCCACGACGTTCAGCTCCCCGACGGCGGCGGCGGACGACGCCCGGGCGGCCTCCCCGGCCCCCGCGACGGACGTCTTCACGATTTCCGTCGGCAGCGGGAACGACAGCGTGCTCCAGTCGATGGCCGGTCCCGCCGGCGGCTCCGGCGGCGACCCGGTGTTCTTCAACGACGTCGACGACCCGCTCAATATCCCGTCGGTGTTCGGCGCCATCGCGGCGCGGTTCGTCGGCGAGAAGAAGATCATGGAGGACTCGCTGGCGAACGTCCTCTCGGAGCTGTCCAGCGGGAACGGCATCCCGCTCGACGGCAACCGCGCGACGATCTACGACGAGCTGAGCGACCCCGCGAACGACCCCGACCGGGACGCGTTCCGCGGCGACGGCGTGATGCACTGTGTCGCGCTGAAGTGGGAGCTCCCGGCCGACGTCGGCAACGAGATCCAGGGCGATACCATCGGCTTCGACCTGGGCTTCTACACCGAGCAGGAGCGCAACAACGACGGCAGCGGTCCGGCTCCGGCCTGA
- a CDS encoding laminin B domain-containing protein codes for MTHDDRLIDLTRRKLLIGAGAIGLASAGAGLGTSALFNDRESFEDNVITAGTLDLLVHYDSEYNGAPAENLAPTPSGVVDGEPGLFYTLDDVKPGDSGWFQFCFELTTNPAYLWVCTEQTDDSENGQNEPEEAAEGTDTDGLGELDDEILVDVYYAEENGTPIAGGELASGVTLAGALAAFAGGKALNADAVDAVPGDQTPYPPSSEPGVVTGPCIRFDWELPAAVGNEVQSDTLAFAIDFHAVQSRNTDGTDNPCTDESGGDSGSGDGGSQQPAPPQTDFEDEDDAGWQLFGDATTADAQVVSSGGNPGAYLEGVDTATGGIWYFDAPASFLGDQSAFAGGSLAYDLQQSPDGTLVRDDIVLEGAGTTLVYRYDSVADFPDVTPDWSEYDIPLDPSAGWTVGSSSGSAATPTEIASVLGDLTALRIRGEFVNGSDTGGLDNPRFVAP; via the coding sequence ATGACACACGACGACCGACTCATCGACCTGACCCGGCGCAAGCTGCTCATCGGCGCCGGCGCCATCGGCCTCGCCTCCGCGGGCGCCGGCCTCGGCACCTCGGCCCTGTTCAACGACCGCGAATCCTTCGAGGACAACGTCATCACGGCCGGGACGCTGGACCTGCTGGTCCACTACGACTCCGAGTACAACGGCGCGCCCGCCGAGAACCTCGCCCCGACCCCGAGCGGCGTGGTCGACGGCGAGCCGGGGCTGTTCTACACGCTCGACGACGTGAAACCCGGCGACAGCGGCTGGTTCCAGTTCTGTTTCGAGCTGACCACGAACCCTGCGTATCTGTGGGTCTGCACCGAGCAGACCGACGATTCCGAGAACGGCCAGAACGAGCCCGAGGAGGCGGCCGAGGGGACCGACACGGACGGCCTCGGCGAACTCGACGACGAGATCCTCGTCGACGTCTACTACGCCGAGGAAAACGGGACGCCCATCGCGGGCGGCGAACTCGCCTCCGGCGTGACGCTGGCGGGCGCGCTGGCCGCATTCGCGGGCGGGAAGGCGCTGAACGCCGACGCGGTCGACGCCGTGCCCGGCGACCAGACGCCGTACCCGCCGAGCAGCGAGCCCGGCGTCGTCACCGGCCCCTGCATCAGGTTCGACTGGGAGCTCCCGGCGGCGGTCGGCAACGAGGTCCAGTCCGACACGCTGGCCTTCGCCATCGACTTCCACGCCGTCCAGTCGCGCAATACGGACGGGACGGACAATCCGTGTACGGACGAGTCCGGTGGTGACTCCGGGTCCGGCGACGGCGGCAGCCAGCAGCCCGCGCCCCCCCAGACGGACTTCGAGGACGAGGACGACGCCGGCTGGCAGCTGTTCGGTGACGCCACGACCGCGGACGCACAGGTCGTCAGCTCCGGTGGCAACCCCGGGGCGTACCTGGAGGGCGTCGACACCGCGACCGGCGGCATCTGGTACTTCGACGCCCCGGCATCGTTCCTGGGCGACCAGTCCGCGTTCGCGGGCGGGAGCCTGGCGTACGACCTCCAGCAGTCCCCGGACGGGACGCTGGTCCGGGATGACATCGTCCTCGAGGGCGCCGGCACGACGCTCGTCTACCGGTACGACTCCGTGGCCGACTTCCCCGACGTCACGCCGGACTGGTCCGAGTACGACATCCCCCTCGACCCGAGCGCCGGCTGGACCGTCGGGTCCAGCAGCGGGTCTGCGGCGACCCCGACGGAGATCGCGAGCGTGCTCGGTGACCTGACGGCGCTCCGCATCCGCGGTGAGTTCGTCAACGGCAGCGACACCGGCGGGCTGGACAACCCGCGGTTCGTCGCTCCCTGA
- a CDS encoding SipW-dependent-type signal peptide-containing protein — translation MTNDNQLIDLTRRKLLIGAGAIGLASAGAGLGTSALFNDRESFDGNTVVAGTLDLLVHYDAVYNGAPAENLAESPSGTADGAAALFYTLDDVKPGDSGAIEFCFELNTNPAYLWFCTEQTADDENGQNEPELETEGADTDGLGELDDEILVDAFYCDEDGAAISDGTIASDVSLAEFLATYAAGAPLNADAEAVPAGDQSPYAASSEPGVTTGPCLCIEWELPVGVGNEVQSDSVAFDIDFHAVQARNTDGTENPCCEPTTTSLSTGVADWQVVASPDGTTGAAQVVTAHPAWYPNVNPDDPDVPGDCDAEWITPYGGDGETDQPAGSYVYELTFVAPATTSTENPCTLSGALATDNTGQLLLDGVQIAGLGNANPADFQDPTSYSAAVTTPGTHTLRAEVTNNPSPSGDPANPTGLFVCARLDCPCSVRDV, via the coding sequence ATGACCAACGACAACCAGCTCATCGACCTGACCCGACGGAAACTGCTCATCGGCGCGGGGGCCATCGGCCTCGCCTCGGCGGGCGCCGGCCTCGGCACGTCCGCGCTGTTCAACGACCGCGAATCCTTCGACGGGAACACCGTCGTCGCGGGGACGCTGGACCTGCTGGTCCACTACGACGCCGTGTACAACGGCGCGCCCGCGGAGAACCTCGCGGAGAGCCCCTCGGGCACCGCCGATGGCGCCGCGGCGCTCTTCTACACCCTCGACGACGTGAAGCCCGGCGACAGCGGCGCCATCGAGTTCTGCTTCGAGCTGAACACGAACCCCGCCTACCTCTGGTTCTGCACCGAGCAGACGGCGGACGATGAGAACGGCCAGAACGAGCCCGAACTGGAGACCGAGGGCGCGGACACGGACGGACTCGGCGAACTCGACGACGAGATTCTCGTCGACGCGTTCTACTGCGACGAGGACGGGGCGGCGATTTCCGACGGCACCATCGCCTCGGACGTGAGCCTCGCCGAGTTCCTGGCGACGTACGCGGCCGGGGCGCCGCTGAACGCCGACGCCGAGGCCGTCCCGGCGGGCGACCAATCGCCCTACGCGGCCAGCAGCGAGCCCGGCGTGACGACGGGACCCTGCCTCTGCATCGAGTGGGAGCTTCCGGTCGGGGTGGGCAACGAGGTCCAGTCCGACTCGGTGGCGTTCGACATCGACTTCCACGCCGTCCAGGCCCGCAACACCGATGGGACCGAGAACCCGTGCTGCGAGCCGACGACGACCTCGCTCTCGACCGGCGTCGCCGACTGGCAGGTCGTCGCCAGCCCGGACGGCACGACGGGCGCCGCGCAGGTCGTGACGGCGCACCCGGCGTGGTACCCGAACGTCAACCCGGACGACCCGGACGTACCCGGGGACTGCGACGCCGAGTGGATCACCCCGTACGGTGGCGACGGAGAGACCGACCAGCCCGCGGGCTCCTACGTCTACGAACTGACGTTCGTGGCGCCGGCGACCACCTCGACCGAGAACCCCTGCACGCTGTCGGGCGCGCTCGCGACGGACAACACCGGCCAACTCCTGCTCGACGGCGTCCAGATCGCCGGCCTGGGCAACGCCAACCCGGCGGACTTCCAGGACCCGACGAGCTACTCGGCCGCCGTCACGACCCCGGGCACGCACACGCTGCGCGCCGAGGTGACGAACAACCCGAGTCCGAGCGGGGACCCGGCGAACCCGACCGGGCTGTTCGTCTGCGCGCGGCTCGACTGCCCCTGCTCGGTGCGTGACGTCTGA
- a CDS encoding DUF4442 domain-containing protein, producing the protein MATTGEHAGPFPGERDESLRTRLERRLFNFFPAYRLGGGRVKYISRDWREVHVAVPRSLWTRNYVGTIFGGSMYAAVDPIYMLMLIRTLGDEFTIWDKSAEIRFREPGESTLHARFELPESETDAIREELAPGESTDRVYEVDLVDEDGVVHAEVEKTLYVRRDE; encoded by the coding sequence ATGGCAACCACGGGCGAGCACGCCGGCCCGTTCCCCGGCGAGCGCGACGAGTCACTCCGGACGCGACTGGAGCGGCGACTGTTCAATTTCTTCCCGGCCTACCGGCTGGGCGGCGGGCGCGTCAAGTACATCAGCCGGGACTGGCGCGAGGTCCACGTCGCCGTCCCGCGGTCGCTGTGGACGCGCAACTACGTCGGCACCATCTTCGGCGGCTCGATGTACGCCGCCGTCGACCCGATATACATGCTGATGCTCATCCGGACGCTGGGCGACGAGTTCACCATCTGGGACAAGTCCGCCGAGATACGGTTCCGCGAGCCCGGCGAGTCCACCCTCCACGCCCGATTCGAACTGCCCGAATCCGAGACCGACGCCATCCGCGAGGAACTCGCCCCGGGCGAGTCGACCGACCGCGTCTACGAGGTCGACCTCGTCGACGAGGACGGCGTGGTCCACGCCGAGGTCGAGAAGACGCTGTACGTCCGGCGCGACGAGTGA
- a CDS encoding CopG family ribbon-helix-helix protein: MTVVSISMPESLVNRLDEFAEEHGYTGRSEVVREGARNLLSEFENKRLEGRNLLGVVTVVFNYETSNAEERMMQLRHEHESLVTSNVHNHVGDHYCMELFIVEGSLEEISGFVGKVRATQDTLSVDYSVLPVDDFDGVLEEAMAAAEDGDGSDADGGHDHGHSHDDDD, translated from the coding sequence ATGACCGTCGTGAGCATCTCGATGCCCGAGTCCCTCGTGAACCGGCTAGACGAGTTCGCTGAGGAACACGGCTACACCGGCCGGAGCGAGGTCGTCCGGGAGGGTGCCCGGAACCTGCTGAGCGAGTTCGAGAACAAGCGGCTGGAGGGGCGGAACCTGCTCGGCGTCGTCACCGTCGTGTTCAACTACGAGACCTCGAACGCCGAGGAGCGGATGATGCAACTGCGCCACGAGCACGAGTCGCTGGTCACCTCGAACGTCCACAACCACGTCGGCGACCACTACTGCATGGAGCTGTTCATCGTGGAGGGGTCGCTGGAGGAGATCTCCGGCTTCGTCGGGAAGGTCCGCGCCACGCAGGACACCCTCAGCGTCGACTACTCCGTCCTGCCGGTTGACGACTTCGACGGCGTGCTGGAGGAGGCGATGGCGGCCGCCGAGGACGGGGACGGGAGCGACGCCGACGGTGGGCACGACCACGGCCACTCCCACGACGACGATGACTGA
- a CDS encoding SipW-dependent-type signal peptide-containing protein: MSNNDDIGNDSQLYNLSRRKVLAGMGAVGLASAGAGLGTSALFSDTEEFTGNSITAGTLDMSVTGTIVAANDYWADQTGVLGQSDVADGAAVTFAVDDVKPGDWMIVCFDIENQTNPGYVQVSVPGGVTNEGGPNPEPEQEAEGDADNDADLGDAMLASLWQSYSGPTDGSPGGSKADLSGLDGWTNDEGGVFVPDPYAEVEQDDFTASDYGQTVQSDMDYPTVNEFGSFLSSGQVLRDNDGNLLQVGYDDETGEPVVGAGMVSFCLLLEIPAAVGNEIQGDSITFDLVFDTEQVRNNPDPFTTSTPTPTPTSTN; encoded by the coding sequence ATGAGCAACAACGACGACATCGGAAACGACTCGCAGCTGTACAACCTCTCGCGCCGGAAGGTCCTCGCGGGCATGGGCGCGGTCGGTCTCGCTTCGGCCGGTGCCGGGCTGGGCACCTCCGCCCTGTTCAGCGACACCGAGGAGTTCACCGGGAACTCCATCACCGCGGGGACGCTCGACATGAGCGTCACCGGGACCATCGTGGCGGCCAACGACTACTGGGCGGACCAGACCGGCGTTCTCGGGCAATCCGACGTTGCGGACGGAGCAGCCGTCACCTTCGCCGTGGACGACGTGAAACCCGGCGACTGGATGATCGTCTGCTTCGACATCGAGAACCAGACCAACCCCGGCTACGTCCAGGTCTCCGTGCCCGGCGGCGTCACCAACGAGGGCGGCCCGAACCCCGAGCCCGAGCAGGAAGCCGAGGGCGACGCGGACAACGACGCGGACCTGGGCGACGCGATGCTCGCGTCGCTCTGGCAGTCCTACAGCGGCCCGACCGACGGCTCCCCGGGCGGCTCGAAGGCGGACCTGTCCGGCCTCGACGGCTGGACCAACGACGAGGGCGGCGTCTTCGTCCCCGACCCGTACGCCGAGGTCGAACAGGACGACTTCACCGCTTCTGACTACGGCCAGACGGTCCAGTCCGACATGGACTACCCGACGGTCAACGAGTTCGGCAGCTTCCTGTCCAGCGGGCAGGTCCTCCGTGACAACGACGGCAACCTGCTCCAGGTCGGCTACGACGACGAGACCGGCGAGCCGGTCGTCGGTGCCGGTATGGTGAGTTTCTGCCTCCTGCTGGAGATTCCGGCCGCGGTCGGCAACGAGATTCAGGGCGACTCGATCACGTTCGATCTGGTGTTCGACACCGAGCAGGTCCGCAACAACCCGGACCCGTTCACGACGTCGACCCCGACCCCGACCCCGACCTCGACGAACTGA
- a CDS encoding cob(I)yrinic acid a,c-diamide adenosyltransferase, which produces MTDEPASPADTRANTPGGGVRPTARDIEPAAPDEFGLVQAWWGDGKGKTTAALGMAMRAVGHGYRVHVLQFMKGGADSVEDVRGEYNAIAALPGFSYENLGHYGWHAMPDGSEERDHSAEADAGLDRARDLVAAAADANLSTPFDPDADADEGMHMLVLDEVLYAAERELVDPAEVVELVESKPDDLELVLTGGHAPPEFLGDAADLVSEVRKHRHPIDAGQRARKGTEY; this is translated from the coding sequence ATGACTGACGAGCCCGCGAGCCCGGCTGACACCCGGGCGAACACCCCCGGTGGGGGCGTCCGGCCGACGGCGCGGGACATCGAACCGGCCGCCCCCGACGAGTTCGGCCTCGTGCAGGCCTGGTGGGGCGACGGGAAGGGGAAGACGACGGCCGCGCTCGGGATGGCGATGCGCGCCGTCGGCCACGGCTACCGGGTCCACGTCCTGCAGTTCATGAAGGGGGGCGCGGATTCGGTGGAGGACGTCCGCGGCGAGTACAACGCCATCGCGGCGCTCCCGGGTTTCAGCTACGAGAACCTGGGGCACTACGGCTGGCACGCGATGCCCGACGGGAGCGAGGAGCGCGACCACTCGGCCGAGGCCGACGCGGGCCTGGACCGCGCTCGCGACCTCGTCGCGGCGGCAGCCGACGCGAACCTGTCGACACCGTTCGACCCGGACGCCGATGCCGACGAGGGGATGCACATGCTCGTGCTGGACGAGGTGCTCTACGCCGCCGAGCGCGAGCTGGTCGACCCGGCGGAGGTGGTGGAACTGGTCGAGTCCAAGCCCGATGACCTCGAACTCGTCCTGACCGGTGGGCACGCCCCGCCGGAGTTCCTCGGCGACGCTGCCGACCTCGTGAGCGAGGTCCGCAAGCATCGCCACCCCATCGACGCCGGGCAGCGAGCGCGGAAGGGCACCGAGTACTGA
- a CDS encoding DUF7095 family protein: MTDDAAGDGWSREAAVDRLDDLVDTIEAERMPVPVREVWVTGDLVLGVDPVERLEVYLTKDLLFKDAPERDEEFRKSHGVQGVGKTVSAAWADEYPEHLRANANGHAAPEKCLAAHLFGDSDEPVHLEVCNTGFENNVTQRLRGARARGDYTQLLDPRAACLWVQGEDGGVRSEEAFRKLREGEFVFPTLSKALEMLEMDPEEAEAAAAELRAHRRERDGRTVRGDVV, encoded by the coding sequence ATGACCGACGACGCGGCCGGTGACGGTTGGAGCCGCGAGGCCGCCGTCGACCGCCTCGACGACCTGGTCGACACCATCGAAGCAGAGCGCATGCCCGTCCCCGTGCGGGAGGTGTGGGTGACCGGCGACCTCGTCCTCGGGGTCGACCCGGTCGAGCGCCTGGAGGTGTACCTGACGAAGGACCTGCTGTTCAAGGACGCCCCAGAGCGCGACGAGGAGTTCCGGAAGTCCCACGGCGTGCAGGGCGTCGGCAAGACCGTCTCGGCGGCGTGGGCCGACGAGTACCCGGAGCATCTCCGGGCGAACGCGAACGGCCACGCCGCCCCTGAGAAGTGCCTCGCCGCACACCTGTTCGGCGACAGCGACGAACCCGTCCACCTCGAGGTGTGCAACACGGGCTTCGAGAACAACGTCACCCAGCGCCTGCGCGGGGCCCGCGCCCGCGGGGACTACACCCAGTTGCTCGACCCCCGGGCCGCGTGCCTGTGGGTGCAGGGTGAGGACGGCGGCGTCCGGAGCGAGGAGGCGTTCCGCAAGCTCCGGGAGGGGGAGTTCGTCTTCCCGACGCTGTCGAAGGCGCTGGAGATGCTGGAGATGGACCCCGAGGAGGCCGAGGCGGCGGCCGCGGAACTGCGCGCGCACCGGCGCGAGCGCGACGGGCGGACGGTGCGTGGCGACGTGGTGTGA
- a CDS encoding PQQ-binding-like beta-propeller repeat protein gives MRDERRDGGVGAERWRVETGGKIRTTPVVRRGVVYVGSDDGHLHALDVDSGAERWRFEAGSMSSSVPAVADGTVYLGGDARLYAVDVATGTQQWAFTPDGKLYPTPAVVGDTVFVGGYDDGAILYALDAGSGSERWRFEGAGVSPTVADGTVYAGNPTGDDGGLYAVDIDTGMERWRFGGGSAVGTAPTVTEDTIYVGYRDDCLYALDAATGAERWRFDGGRYHPRSAPAVAEGAVYVGCKDGYLYAVDATSGDRSWRYATGGAISSVPAVRDGTVYVGSYDGHLYALDAARGTEQWRFEAGGGVWSLAVVDGTAYVGSHDNHLYAVTVAERTDAARPAPTRSEGDGADSTDASGERRDGA, from the coding sequence ATGCGCGACGAGCGACGGGACGGCGGCGTCGGCGCCGAGCGGTGGCGGGTCGAAACCGGCGGGAAGATTCGAACCACGCCGGTGGTGAGACGGGGGGTCGTCTACGTCGGGAGTGACGACGGCCACCTGCACGCGCTGGATGTGGACAGCGGTGCCGAACGGTGGCGGTTCGAGGCCGGGTCGATGTCCTCCTCCGTGCCCGCCGTGGCGGATGGAACGGTCTATCTCGGAGGAGACGCGCGGCTGTACGCGGTGGACGTAGCGACTGGCACCCAGCAGTGGGCGTTCACCCCCGATGGGAAGCTGTATCCCACGCCGGCCGTCGTCGGGGACACGGTCTTCGTCGGTGGGTACGACGACGGTGCTATCTTGTACGCGCTGGATGCGGGCAGCGGCAGCGAACGGTGGCGGTTCGAGGGTGCGGGCGTCTCGCCGACGGTAGCTGACGGGACGGTCTACGCCGGGAACCCGACCGGTGACGACGGGGGGCTGTACGCGGTGGATATCGACACCGGGATGGAACGGTGGCGCTTCGGCGGTGGGAGCGCGGTCGGGACCGCACCGACGGTGACCGAGGACACGATATACGTCGGCTACCGGGACGACTGCCTGTACGCGCTCGACGCGGCGACGGGAGCCGAACGGTGGCGGTTCGACGGCGGGCGGTACCACCCCAGGTCCGCCCCGGCGGTCGCCGAGGGGGCGGTCTACGTCGGATGCAAAGATGGCTATCTCTACGCGGTCGACGCGACGAGCGGCGACCGAAGCTGGCGGTACGCGACCGGTGGGGCCATCTCGTCGGTCCCGGCGGTACGCGACGGGACGGTCTACGTCGGCAGCTACGACGGCCACCTGTACGCGCTGGACGCCGCGCGCGGAACCGAGCAGTGGCGGTTCGAGGCCGGTGGCGGGGTCTGGTCGCTCGCCGTGGTCGACGGCACGGCGTACGTCGGAAGCCACGACAATCACCTGTACGCGGTGACCGTAGCGGAACGGACCGACGCCGCTCGCCCGGCCCCGACGCGGTCCGAGGGCGATGGGGCGGACAGCACGGACGCATCCGGGGAGCGTCGGGATGGCGCGTGA
- a CDS encoding helix-turn-helix transcriptional regulator yields MVDAFEAISFLTRSENRVDVLTGLAGGPHTERELVAATGVSDVTVGRILDDFAARGWVVEREDGYERTRVGDLVAADYEQFADSMDLACRLGPVRDLFPVAEFPFDLRLLTDARVSDPDRFDPLRAVDRWKELLRGADRFVGVAPAATGTTVVAEPFHEEITEHGLSFSAVVSQQYYETVTSRAEARRLVREELEAGAEMYLATDETEFQVSVAAFDDVATISAYDDAGNLQAGIETRAEPVHGWVLDTYESHREDATRLTPEDFAE; encoded by the coding sequence ATGGTGGACGCGTTCGAGGCCATCAGCTTCCTGACGCGGTCGGAGAACCGCGTCGACGTGCTGACCGGGCTCGCTGGGGGACCACACACCGAACGGGAGCTGGTGGCCGCGACGGGCGTATCGGACGTGACGGTGGGGCGCATCCTCGACGACTTCGCGGCCCGCGGCTGGGTGGTCGAGCGCGAGGACGGATACGAGCGGACACGTGTCGGTGACCTCGTCGCGGCGGACTACGAGCAGTTCGCCGACTCGATGGACCTGGCCTGCCGGCTGGGGCCGGTCCGGGACCTGTTCCCGGTCGCGGAGTTCCCGTTCGACCTCCGACTCCTGACGGACGCGCGGGTGTCGGACCCGGACCGGTTCGACCCGCTGCGAGCGGTCGACCGCTGGAAGGAACTGCTCCGCGGCGCCGACCGCTTCGTCGGCGTCGCCCCGGCCGCGACGGGGACGACGGTCGTCGCCGAGCCGTTCCACGAGGAGATCACCGAACACGGCCTGTCGTTCAGCGCCGTCGTCTCCCAGCAGTACTACGAGACGGTCACGTCGCGCGCCGAGGCGCGACGACTGGTCCGCGAGGAACTGGAGGCCGGCGCGGAGATGTATCTCGCCACGGACGAGACGGAGTTCCAGGTGTCGGTCGCGGCCTTCGACGACGTGGCCACCATCTCGGCCTACGACGACGCGGGCAACCTCCAGGCGGGCATCGAAACCCGTGCGGAACCGGTCCACGGGTGGGTGCTGGACACCTACGAGTCCCACCGCGAGGACGCCACCCGCCTGACTCCAGAGGACTTCGCCGAGTGA
- a CDS encoding signal peptidase I: MTAEGAAAVRRANRALVSALVLVVVLAAVAPFAAFGVPQLVGADRSYVVLSGSMEPYMSAGDAVVVAAGPAASIRKGDVITYERGGGIPTTHRVVERVTDEQGVAFRTMGDANEDPDPALVRPDSVVGEVVVVLPYVGYVVQFANTPIGILSLVVVPIGLLVLSEGWRYTAARRRRKAPTATRPAIRRVVEETDDARAPTSRALATPQTTTGTPPEPRRTTSTTDTGPASGGESQPVYGVKTLDLGLTFLVLVVLASYSGWMLYNEIRVESAMILAGAVMALLLLAVTWLLAARAARSPGEDSPREPERQTDRPGGASAPPSRPGPERGQESTDD; encoded by the coding sequence ATGACCGCCGAGGGCGCAGCCGCGGTCCGGCGCGCGAACCGCGCACTCGTGAGTGCGCTGGTGCTCGTCGTCGTGCTGGCGGCGGTAGCCCCGTTCGCCGCCTTCGGTGTCCCACAGCTGGTCGGCGCCGACCGGAGCTACGTCGTTCTCTCGGGGTCGATGGAGCCGTACATGTCCGCCGGCGACGCGGTCGTCGTCGCCGCCGGCCCGGCCGCGAGCATCCGCAAGGGTGACGTCATCACGTACGAGCGCGGTGGGGGTATCCCGACGACCCACCGGGTGGTCGAGCGCGTGACCGACGAGCAGGGGGTCGCCTTCCGGACGATGGGCGACGCCAACGAGGACCCCGACCCCGCGCTCGTCCGGCCGGACAGCGTGGTCGGGGAGGTCGTGGTGGTCCTCCCGTACGTCGGGTACGTGGTCCAGTTCGCCAACACCCCCATCGGCATCCTGTCGCTGGTGGTCGTCCCCATCGGCCTGCTGGTCCTCTCGGAGGGCTGGCGCTACACGGCGGCCCGACGCCGTCGGAAGGCGCCGACCGCCACCCGGCCCGCCATCCGGCGCGTGGTCGAGGAGACGGACGACGCCAGGGCGCCGACATCGCGGGCGCTCGCGACACCGCAGACGACGACCGGCACCCCGCCGGAACCCCGCCGGACGACATCGACGACCGACACCGGGCCCGCCAGCGGTGGCGAGTCCCAGCCCGTCTACGGCGTGAAGACGCTGGACCTCGGGCTCACGTTCCTGGTCCTCGTCGTGCTGGCGTCCTACAGCGGCTGGATGCTGTACAACGAGATCCGCGTCGAGTCCGCGATGATACTGGCGGGAGCCGTGATGGCCCTGCTGCTGCTCGCCGTGACCTGGCTGCTGGCGGCGCGTGCCGCCCGTTCCCCCGGCGAGGACAGTCCTCGCGAGCCCGAACGACAGACCGACCGCCCCGGCGGTGCGAGCGCGCCCCCGTCGCGCCCGGGACCCGAGCGGGGACAGGAGTCCACAGATGACTGA